The Acidobacteriota bacterium genome includes the window GACGCGGACACCGTGGCACCCTCCGTGACGTCGACAACCCCGGCGTCCACGCCGCTTGTCCAGTTGTCCCTCCGGGAGGTCGCCCTGTACGGGTTGATCTCGAATCGTGGACTCGTTCTCGTCGGCGCGGTGCTCGGCGTCGCGTCGCAGTTTGAGTGGTGGGAAGTCGGCGAGGAGCAGGTCAAACAGATTCCCGCCCTCCTCGAGCGGTTTCTGCAGATCGAGGCTCCACCCCTCTGGCTATCGATCGTGACGGGAGTCGCTCTGGCGCTCATCATCATCGTTGCGCTGGCATTGCTCTCGACCGCGTGGGGCGTGATGCGCTACCACGGTTTCAAGCTGACCCGTCGCATGGATCGACTACGGACCGAGTACGGGCTGTTCACCCGCATCCAGGCGACGATCCCGTTGCAACGGGTTCAGCTGCTGGCCACCCGCCAGGGCCCCCTGCAACGACTGTTCAATCGCGTTTCCGTTCTTGCGAAGACCGCCGGCAGCACGCGTCAGTCGTCGGATCCCGACGAGTCCACGATCGTTCGTCGTCCGTGGCTAGCGCCGATCTTCCCCGCGCAGAAGATGGTGGATCTGATCGAGGCCGTACTACCCGAGACCCGATGGCACTCCCTCGAATGGCGCCCGTTGGCACCCCGGGCGGAATGGCGAATCCGAAAACGCCTAATCATCGTGTTCTCGTTGATCGCACTGCCTCTGACCCTGTTGCTGAAGGTCTGGGTCGTACCGCTCTGGATCCTGGCCGTCCTGTGGGCATCGATCTACGCACGGAAATTCGTCCTTCACAGTCGTTGGGCCCTGGGTGATCGGGTGGTCCTCTTTCGCAGGGGTTGGTGGTTCCGTCGCATGGCCGTCGTGCGAATCGACAAGATCCAGGGCATCTCGATCCGCGAAACCCCCTTCGATCGTCGTCACAAGATGGCCTCGCTCTGCATCGACACGGCCGGATCCGGGGCCGGCTGGCGGACCGTCGATATCCCCCTGATTCCCGCCGAGACCGCCGCCCTGCTCCGGGACCAGCTCTACCTGGAGACCTCCCGGACCGACTTCCGCTGGTAACCCCTCACTTGGCGCTAGACGGCCAGGGGGGGTGGGTCGTATCGATATAATGACCACGGAGGCGAGACAGGTATGAATCCGGTCGAAATCAACGACTACATGAAGAAGGACGTGATCGGTCAGGAGGAGGCGCTGCGCTTCGTCTCGGTCGCGATCTTCAAGCATCTGGCCGGCGAGATGTTCGGCAACCTGATGCTGATCGGCAACTCCGGCACCGGCAAGACCACGATCATGCGATCGATGGAAAAGCTGTACTCCGAGCACGACGAGTTCAGCAAGTATCGCGTCGTCATCATCATGAACGCCAACACCTTCGCCACCGAAGAGGGTGTGATCGACACCAGTCGCCTGTTTGCGACCCTGGAGGAGCGGGCCCGCAAGATTCTCGGGCCGAGCGCGTCGGCGGAACAGGTCGGCCAGTACATGCAGC containing:
- a CDS encoding PH domain-containing protein, coding for MESEHRLHPSSVFFSIVGALRSFVVPVIIAIVVARSFASFWLMLAVIPAMIAGTLHYISYRYRLTEEELIIRQGILLRKVRHVPFTRIQNVNLVRNPLHRMFGVAEVQLETASGDKPEAVMRVLSMDAVRELRQQVDADTVAPSVTSTTPASTPLVQLSLREVALYGLISNRGLVLVGAVLGVASQFEWWEVGEEQVKQIPALLERFLQIEAPPLWLSIVTGVALALIIIVALALLSTAWGVMRYHGFKLTRRMDRLRTEYGLFTRIQATIPLQRVQLLATRQGPLQRLFNRVSVLAKTAGSTRQSSDPDESTIVRRPWLAPIFPAQKMVDLIEAVLPETRWHSLEWRPLAPRAEWRIRKRLIIVFSLIALPLTLLLKVWVVPLWILAVLWASIYARKFVLHSRWALGDRVVLFRRGWWFRRMAVVRIDKIQGISIRETPFDRRHKMASLCIDTAGSGAGWRTVDIPLIPAETAALLRDQLYLETSRTDFRW